In one window of Desulfovibrio sp. DNA:
- the xerD gene encoding site-specific tyrosine recombinase XerD, whose amino-acid sequence MTESAASATVPHCPLAALLPSWQDHLLAQRGLSQQTVLSYSQDLENFFLFRQELSGGGSMGAQPDEQEVFLYLAWLRARQNTGRTLARRLSALRAFFDFAMQEGVVKSNPAQLMDNPKLPQHLPEVLTRDEMEKMLSQPDMRERGGQRDRCMLELLYAAGLRVSELCDLCVPDLDLQRGLVRVFGKGAKERLVPLHDFMQRMLENYISHWRPAFSPTGNQLFVNRSGHALTRQYVWKMVKKYALAADIRRPISPHTFRHSFATHLLEGGADLRAVQLLLGHADISATEIYTHVQAERLRGIHRQFHPRSQM is encoded by the coding sequence ATGACAGAATCCGCAGCATCAGCCACCGTACCCCACTGCCCCTTGGCCGCCCTTCTGCCTTCTTGGCAGGACCATCTGCTGGCCCAGCGTGGCCTGTCGCAGCAGACTGTTCTTTCCTACAGCCAGGACCTCGAGAATTTTTTTCTCTTTCGGCAGGAGCTCTCTGGCGGCGGCAGCATGGGCGCGCAACCCGACGAGCAGGAGGTCTTTCTTTACCTTGCATGGCTGCGCGCACGCCAGAACACGGGGAGAACGCTGGCGCGGCGTTTGTCCGCCCTGCGGGCTTTTTTTGACTTTGCCATGCAGGAAGGCGTCGTCAAGAGCAATCCCGCGCAGTTGATGGACAACCCCAAGCTGCCGCAGCACCTGCCCGAAGTGCTGACCCGCGATGAGATGGAAAAAATGCTGTCGCAGCCCGACATGCGCGAGAGAGGCGGCCAACGCGACCGCTGCATGCTTGAGCTGCTGTATGCGGCAGGACTGCGCGTGTCTGAACTTTGTGATCTGTGTGTGCCGGATCTGGATCTTCAGCGTGGTCTGGTGCGTGTTTTCGGCAAGGGGGCCAAGGAGCGGCTTGTGCCCCTGCACGATTTCATGCAGCGCATGCTTGAAAACTATATCAGTCATTGGCGACCAGCTTTTTCTCCCACAGGCAACCAGCTTTTCGTCAACCGGTCCGGCCATGCGCTCACCCGCCAGTATGTCTGGAAAATGGTAAAAAAATACGCGCTCGCGGCCGACATACGCCGCCCCATTTCCCCCCACACCTTCAGGCATTCTTTCGCGACGCACTTGCTTGAAGGCGGGGCTGACCTGAGGGCGGTGCAACTGCTGCTGGGGCATGCCGACATCAGCGCCACAGAAATTTATACCCATGTTCAGGCCGAGCGTCTGCGCGGCATCCACCGCCAATTCCACCCCCGGAGCCAGATGTGA